From one Physeter macrocephalus isolate SW-GA chromosome 18, ASM283717v5, whole genome shotgun sequence genomic stretch:
- the LOC114484313 gene encoding LOW QUALITY PROTEIN: elongation factor 1-alpha 1-like (The sequence of the model RefSeq protein was modified relative to this genomic sequence to represent the inferred CDS: inserted 1 base in 1 codon) has product MGKEKTHINIVVIGRVDSGKSTTTGHLIYKWGGINKRTTEKFEKEAAEMGKGSFKYAWVLDXLKAERECGITTDISLWKFETSKYYVNIIDAPGHRDFIKNMITGTSQADCAVLIVAAGVGESEAGISNNGQTREHALLVYTLDVKLIVNKMDSTEPPYSQKRYEETVKEVSTYIKKIGYNPDTVAFVPISGWNGDNMLEPSANMLWFKGWKVTRKDGNASGTTMLETPDCILPPICPTDKPLRLPLQDVYKIGGIGTVPVGRVETGILKPGMVLTFAPVNVTTEVKSVEMHHESLSEALLGDNVGFNVNNVSVKDVHRGNAAGDSKNDPPTEAAGFTAQMIILNHPGQISGGYAPVLDYHTAHTACKFAELKEKTDRRSGKKLEDGPKFLKSGDAAIIDMVPGKPMCVESFSDYPPLGHFAVRDMRQTVAVGVIKAVDKKAAGAGKVTKSAQKVQKAK; this is encoded by the exons atgggaaaggagaagaCCCACATCAACATCGTTGTCATTGGACGTGTAGATTCAGGGAAGTCTACCACTACTGGCCATCTGATCTACAAATGGGGTGGGATCAACAAGAGAACCACTGAAAAGTTCGAGAAGGAGGCTGCCGAGATGGGAAAGGGCTCCTTCAAGTATGCCTGGGTCTTGG AACTGAAAGCTGAACGCGAGTGTGGTATCACCACTGATATCTCCCTATGGAAATTCGAGACCAGCAAGTACTATGTGAACATCATTGATGCCCCAGGACACAGAGACTTCATCAAAAACATGATTACAGGAACATCCCAGGCTGACTGTGCTGTCCTGATTGTTGCTGCTGGTGTTGGTGAATCTGAAGCAGGTATTTCCAACAATGGGCAGACCCGTGAGCATGCCCTTCTGGTCTACACTCTGGATGTGAAACTAATTGTTAACAAAATGGATTCCACTGAGCCACCCTACAGCCAGAAGAGATATGAGGAAACTGTTAAGGAAGTCAGCACCTATATTAAGAAAATTGGCTACAACCCCGACACAGTAGCTTTTGTGCCAATTTCTGGCTGGAATGGTGACAACATGCTGGAGCCAAGTGCTAACATGCTGTGGTTCAAGGGATGGAAAGTCACCCGTAAAGATGGCAATGCCAGTGGAACCACAATGCTTGAAACTCCGGATTGCATCCTGCCACCAATTTGCCCAACTGACAAGCCCCTGCGTTTGCCCCTCCAGGACGTCTACAAAATTGGTGGTATTGGCACTGTCCCTGTGGGTCGAGTGGAGACTGGTATTCTCAAACCTGGCATGGTGCTCACCTTTGCTCCAGTCAACGTGACAACTGAAGTGAAGTCTGTTGAAATGCACCATGAATCTTTGAGTGAAGCCCTTCTTGGGGACAATGTGGGCTTCAATGTCAACAACGTGTCTGTCAAAGATGTTCATCGTGGCAATGCAGCTGGTGACAGCAAAAATGACCCACCGACGGAAGCAGCTGGCTTCACAGCTCAGATGATTATCTTGAACCACCCAGGCCAAATCAGTGGCGGATATGCACCTGTGCTGGATTATCACACAGCTCACACTGCTTGCAAGTTTGCTGAGCTGAAGGAGAAGACTGATCGTCGTTCTGGGAAAAAGCTGGAAGATGGTCCCAAATTCTTGAAATCTGGTGATGCTGCCATCATTGATATGGTTCCTGGCAAACCCATGTGTGTTGAGAGCTTCTCTGACTATCCTCCTCTGGGCCATTTTGCTGTTCGTGACATGAGACAGACGGTTGCTGTGGGTGTCATCAAAGCAGTGGACAAGAAGGCAGCCGGAGCTGGCAAGGTCACCAAGTCTGCCCAGAAAGTTCAGAAGGCTAAATGA